In Beggiatoa leptomitoformis, the genomic window GTTTACGATTGCAACATGGAATGTGAATTCGTTACGGGTACGTTTGCCGCAGCTATTGGATTGGCTCGCCCGCGTGCAACCTGATATTGTTGCGCTGCAAGAGACCAAAACCGTCGATGCAACCTTTCCACTGACTGAGATACAACAAGCAGGTTATCACGCTATTTTTGCAGGGCAAAAAACATACAATGGTGTCGCGCTACTCAGTCGCATGACAGGCACAGAAATTGTTACCGAATTGCCCAATTATCCCGACTCGCAACGGCGGGTGCTTGCCGTGACTTATCCCAACGGGTTACGGGTATTAAATCTATATGTTCCCAACGGTTCAAGTGTCGATTCAGACAAATATCACTACAAACTAGCTTGGTTAAATGCGTTGCAAGCATACGTTGCAGACAGTTTGCAACGTTATTCATCTTTTTGTGTTTTAGGCGATTTTAATATTGCCCCAACAGATGCAGACGTTCACGACCCGCAGGCATGGGAAGGTGGTGTATTAGTCAGTCCCGCAGAACGTCTGGCATTACAAAACCTTATGGCACTAGGTTTGCAGGATACGTTTCGTCTTTTTGAACAAAGTCCTGAGAGCTTTAGCTGGTGGGATTATCGCGCGGCTGGCTTTAGACGTAATCACGGGGTACGTATAGACTTGATTTTGGCAAATGCCGCACTCGCACAATGCTGTCAGGCGTGCCACATAGACAAAGAACCGCGCAGATTAGAAAGACCTTCCGACCACACGCCCGTTGTCGCCACCTTTGCACTATAACATTGCATTATTGGTAGTCCTTGTATTTATGTCCTCCTTCATGACTAAAGTCTTGCTAACTGCGCTGATTGCTTGGTTATTCATCTCCTCCGTTCAATTGATTGTCATGCGTTATCAAACCCGTATGCTGTTTGCTGAATTACAGCGATTGGAAAAACAACGCGATGAACTTGATGTTCATTGGGGACGGTTACAAATTGAACAAACCACTTATGAACAACATGAGCGGATAGAATCCCTTGCACGCGAAAAGTTACGGATGTTCGCACCCACCGTTAAAGATACTATTCTTGTAACACCTTAATATAAAGATGAAGATAAAACACACCACGTTTATCTTCACCTCACCCATGCTGTTAAACACGACCATGTTACTGCTGACCAAATCTACTCGCCGTCATCCACGACGCACGTCTAACCGATTCTCTCCACGTGCTGCCGTGCGTTTTGCCCGTCGTAAAGCCAAAATTGAAGTTTT contains:
- the ftsL gene encoding cell division protein FtsL, which codes for MTKVLLTALIAWLFISSVQLIVMRYQTRMLFAELQRLEKQRDELDVHWGRLQIEQTTYEQHERIESLAREKLRMFAPTVKDTILVTP
- the xth gene encoding exodeoxyribonuclease III, yielding MFTIATWNVNSLRVRLPQLLDWLARVQPDIVALQETKTVDATFPLTEIQQAGYHAIFAGQKTYNGVALLSRMTGTEIVTELPNYPDSQRRVLAVTYPNGLRVLNLYVPNGSSVDSDKYHYKLAWLNALQAYVADSLQRYSSFCVLGDFNIAPTDADVHDPQAWEGGVLVSPAERLALQNLMALGLQDTFRLFEQSPESFSWWDYRAAGFRRNHGVRIDLILANAALAQCCQACHIDKEPRRLERPSDHTPVVATFAL